The DNA region AGGGAATAGTCCATGGAACCTATAACACTATATTAAATGCAGGAAGATTAAAACTAGGTATATCAGAAGACGGAGATTTAAGGGAAAGATTATTTGTTAGCTCTGGTCTTGGAGGAATGAGTGGTGCTCAAGGTAAAGCAATTGAAATAGCTAATGGTGTTGGAATAATTGCAGAGGTTGATTATTCAAGGATACAAACTAGACTTGAACAGGGTTGGATAAGTAAAGTTTCTGATAATCTAGAAGAAGTATTTAAAATGGCTAAAGAATATAAGGAGAGAAATGAATCAATAGCTATAGCTTATTATGGTAATGTTGTGGATTTATTAGAATATGCAGTTAAGAATAATATACACATTGATTTATTATCAGACCAAACTTCTTGTCATGTACCTTATGATGGAGGATATTGTCCTCAAGGACTTACGTTTGAAGAGAGAACTGAGCTACTTAATAGGGATAAGGCTAAGTTTAAAAAATTAGTTAATGAATCTCTTAGAAAACATTTTGAGCTTATAAAGATTCTTGCTAATAGAGGAACTTACTTTTTTGACTATGGTAATAGCTTCATGAAGGCTGTATATGATGCAGGGGTTAAAGAAATATCTAAAAATGGTAAAGATGAAAGCGAAGGATTTATATTCCCATCATATGTTGAAGATATAATGGGGCCGATGTTATTTGACTATGGTTATGGACCATTTAGATGGGTGTGTTTAAGTGGTAAGCATGAAGACTTGATAAAAACAGATAAAGCTGCAATGGAATGTATAGACCCAGATAGAAGGGGACAAGACAGAGATAATTATGTATGGATAAGAGATGCAGAAAAGAACAATTTAGTAGTGGGAACCCAAGCAAGAATATTATATCAAGATGCTTTAGGAAGAATGAATATAGCTCTTAAGTTTAATGAAATGGTTAGAAATGGAGAAATAGGTCCAGTAATGATAGGTAGAGATCATCATGATACTGGAGGTACTGACTCACCATTTAGAGAGACTTCTAATATAAAAGATGGAAGTAATGTGATGGCAGATATGGCAACTCATTGTTTTGCAGGTAATATTTCTAGAGGTATGAGTATGGTTGCATTGCATAATGGTGGTGGCGTTGGCATAGGTAAAGCTATAAACGGAGGATTTGGATTAGTATTAGATGGTAGTGAAAGAGTTGATAATATTATTAAAACAGCTATTCCATGGGATGTTATGGGTGGTGTAGCAAGACGTGCATGGGCTAGAAATGAAAATTCTTTAGAGACTGGTATTGAGTATAACAAAATGAATGCGGGGACTGACCATATTACTTTACCATATATTGCAAACCATGACATGGTTAAGGAATTAGTGGAGAAAGCGTATAAAGAAATTTAACTTTATGTTGTCGATGGACGCTCTCGTCCATCGACTAAAACAATAACTTGAGGAACGTGGGCGTTCCTCAAGAACGGAAAGCTAGGATACAGCTCTTAGTAT from Caldisalinibacter kiritimatiensis includes:
- a CDS encoding urocanate hydratase — protein: MISNLDISNAMTIKLDPELPPMPKFEEGIRRAPKREFTLTKKETEIALKNALRYVPEELHEELAPEFLEELMTRGRIYGYRFRPEGRIKGKPIHEYKGNCIEGKAIQVMIDNNLDFDVALYPYELVTYGETGQVCQNWMQYRLIKKYLEVLTDEQTLVVASGHPVGLFKSRPESPRVIITNALMVGMFDNQEQWIKAQAMGVANYGQMTAGGWMYIGPQGIVHGTYNTILNAGRLKLGISEDGDLRERLFVSSGLGGMSGAQGKAIEIANGVGIIAEVDYSRIQTRLEQGWISKVSDNLEEVFKMAKEYKERNESIAIAYYGNVVDLLEYAVKNNIHIDLLSDQTSCHVPYDGGYCPQGLTFEERTELLNRDKAKFKKLVNESLRKHFELIKILANRGTYFFDYGNSFMKAVYDAGVKEISKNGKDESEGFIFPSYVEDIMGPMLFDYGYGPFRWVCLSGKHEDLIKTDKAAMECIDPDRRGQDRDNYVWIRDAEKNNLVVGTQARILYQDALGRMNIALKFNEMVRNGEIGPVMIGRDHHDTGGTDSPFRETSNIKDGSNVMADMATHCFAGNISRGMSMVALHNGGGVGIGKAINGGFGLVLDGSERVDNIIKTAIPWDVMGGVARRAWARNENSLETGIEYNKMNAGTDHITLPYIANHDMVKELVEKAYKEI